The Cytobacillus sp. NJ13 sequence CTGAGACGACAGATGCCGCTGATGAAGCGAAAGAAATGCGCTCAGCACTGCTAAGCTATCAGGGAGAAGTGACAAAAGTAATCCGAAACACAGATGCAAACTTGACCGCTGAAGGTCAGGATCCAGCTGAAGCAGCTGCAGCTTTTGAAAAGGAAGCGAAAGCCGTGTCTATACCAGAAGAATTAATAAACTACACTAAGGATATTGAAGCAGCGGTTGATAGCCTATCACAATACTATGCTAAAAAAGCTGAGCTGGTAAAAGCAGGATCCGAGGATATGGCGGAAGCAGAGCCATTTAAAGAGGAATATATCAATTCAATGACTAAAGTTTTTGAAGAAGCAGAACTGCCTGCTCCTGCTTTCAGCAGCGTTTTCCAATAAATGCGCAGCAAACAGCCCTATTCTATTTGGAATAGGGCTGTTTGTATGTATTAAGGCACATCATGCCCCATTGAACTTTGAAGAATCTCAAACCACTGGTCCCTGTTAAGTTTGTAAGATAATGAACCGGCTGCACGTTCAATTCTTTCAATCTTGCCGGATCCGACAATTGGCATGATCCGGGCAGGATGATTTAAGAGCCAGGAAAATAAAACTTCATCAATATCACATGCACCGATTTCCTTTGCGACTTTATGTAATGCTGCTTTAAGGCGTGCTGATTTTTCTTCAGTACCGCTAAAAATTTTGCCTCCTGCCAAAGGGGACCAGGCCATCGGAGCGATTCTTTTTTCCATGCACAGATTTAATGTGCCATCCTCATAGTTCTCCAGATGATAGGCAGAAAGTTCAATTTGATTTGTAATCAGATTCATATCAAGGTATGACTGAAGCATCGTAAACTGGTGGCTTTTAAAATTGGATACTCCAAAATGCCTTACCTTGCCGGCAGCCTTTAAAGCTGAAAATGCCTCAGCAACTTCTTCAGGATCCATAAAAGGATCAGGACGATGAATGAGCAAGGTATCTATGTAATCTGTCTTCAGATTTTGCAAAGACTTCTCAACCGAAGCAATAATATGGTTTTTTCCGGTATTATAATGATGGGATTTATGCTCAGGGCGGTTTGGTGACCGGAGTACAATCCCGCATTTCGTTACAATTTCCATTTTTTCACGGAGCTCCGGCTTTTTCTCAAGAGCCCTTCCAAACAGGCTTTCACATGTATAGCTGCCATATATATCGGCATGATCAAATGTCGTTACTCCCAGCTCAAAACACCTTTCTATTAAGGTGATTAATTCTTCATCTGAAAATTTCCAGTCAGCCAGTCTCCATAGACCATGTACGATTCTTGAAAACGACAGATCCTCTGCCATCTGCACTCTATCCAAAAGTATCATCTCCCAATTTTTTTTGCATTGTTATTATCTCTGAAAATGCAAAGAATACCAAGCTAAACGTTCTTCAGCATTGCAAAGGGTGCTGGATCATATTAAATTGGGGGCATAAAAATAAGAGGCAACTGTTTTGTCACCTCCTTTTTATCCGCATATTTTCTGCAGCGGTTCAACCATTTGTTCATGCAGAATCATAATTTTTGATGTATATGAACAATGCTCTTTATATGCTGTTTGAAGTTCCTGATAAAAAGTGATTAACTCCTCAACGTTCGAAATCAATTCTTCATCAAAAATGCCTGTACGGCTGAGAAGGATATTCTCATATTTTTCAACTAGCTTTTTAGTTTTCTTTATCAATTTCCAGGCATCTCTCATGCGAAAAGCATCATTTAAATGGGAGTAGAATTCTATCAAGTCTTTTAGGAAAATATTCTTAAGTTCCTGGCTGAGCCTTTCAATAGGAGGAAGTTCAGCTTCCTGAAATATAAACTGCTGCAGCATAATTAAATCGGTCTTTACAGTCTGTTCTTCAAATGACTGATA is a genomic window containing:
- a CDS encoding aldo/keto reductase family oxidoreductase; its protein translation is MDRVQMAEDLSFSRIVHGLWRLADWKFSDEELITLIERCFELGVTTFDHADIYGSYTCESLFGRALEKKPELREKMEIVTKCGIVLRSPNRPEHKSHHYNTGKNHIIASVEKSLQNLKTDYIDTLLIHRPDPFMDPEEVAEAFSALKAAGKVRHFGVSNFKSHQFTMLQSYLDMNLITNQIELSAYHLENYEDGTLNLCMEKRIAPMAWSPLAGGKIFSGTEEKSARLKAALHKVAKEIGACDIDEVLFSWLLNHPARIMPIVGSGKIERIERAAGSLSYKLNRDQWFEILQSSMGHDVP